The following are encoded together in the Lactuca sativa cultivar Salinas chromosome 1, Lsat_Salinas_v11, whole genome shotgun sequence genome:
- the LOC111915908 gene encoding putative F-box protein PP2-B12 → MKNEGGGSSGVTSAVKPTNFALLSEGCVSYILSQTSPRDVGRASSISRGFKCFADSDAVWERFLPADYLDIIARSVSPVVYSSKKELYFRLCDSPILLDDGNLSFYLNKKNGKKCFMLGAHALSIAWQDTLVFWRWRSLTESRFSKVAELLAVCWLEIKGNFRTKMLTSATSYAAYLVYNIGEISHGLDFTGKTLVRHVGGDDDDDDVAKTVYLKPPKTGGGLQDGCRDGEVMMMGGGPQRRVDGWMEIELGRFYNGENAIDDEVEMCFMETRQLHWKSGLIVEGIDIRPID, encoded by the exons ATGAAGAATGAAGGAGGAGGCAGTTCAGGTGTAACAAGTGCTGTGAAGCCTACAAATTTTGCGCTTCTTTCAGAAGGTTGTGTGTCGTATATTTTATCACAAACCTCACCTCGCGATGTGGGTAGAGCGTCTTCGATTTCTAGGGGTTTCAAGTGTTTCGCTGATTCCGACGCCGTTTGGGAGCGATTTTTGCCGGCCGATTACCTGGACATCATTGCTCGATCGGTTTCTCCGGTGGTTTACTCATCCAAGAAAGAATTGTACTTTCGTCTGTGTGATTCCCCGATCCTTCTGGATGATGGCAACTTG AGCTTCTACCTTAATAAAAAGAATGGGAAAAAATGTTTTATGTTAGGAGCACACGCGCTTTCAATTGCATGGCAAGACACTTTAGTTTTCTGGAGGTGGAGATCTTTAACTGAATCAAG GTTTTCAAAGGTAGCGGAGCTTTTAGCTGTGTGTTGGCTTGAAATAAAGGGGAATTTCAGAACAAAAATGTTGACATCAGCAACTAGTTATGCAGCATATCTTGTGTACAACATTGGAGAGATCTCACATGGGCTTGACTTCACAGGGAAGACATTGGTGAGACATGTTggtggagatgatgatgatgatgacgtggCAAAGACTGTTTACTTGAAACCACCAAAAACGGGTGGTGGTTTGCAGGATGGGTGTAGAGATGGGGAAGTGATGATGATGGGTGGGGGCCCACAGAGGCGGGTGGATGGGTGGATGGAAATTGAGTTGGGGAGATTTTATAATGGCGAGAATGCGATTGATGATGAAGTGGAGATGTGTTTTATGGAGACACGTCAGCTTCATTGGAAATCTGGCCTCATTGTTGAAGGTATTGATATTCGGCCTATAGATTGA